The sequence below is a genomic window from bacterium.
CGGCCGTGGGCAGCTTCTTGGCCCAGTCCGGCCATGTGCCCGACCTAGTGCTGTGCTCGCCCGCCACTCGAACCCGCCAAACCCTCGAATTGGCCATGGAAGCAGGGGGCTGGACCAGTCCGACGGAGACCGCCGACGAGCTGTACTACGGATCGGTCAACCACATGATCGCCCTTGCCTGCCAGCGGCAGGCTCCCGTCACCATGCTGGTCGGGCACGAGCCGACCACGTCAACCGCAATCGGGC
It includes:
- a CDS encoding histidine phosphatase family protein, with the protein product MSAVIFLRHAKSDWHAGATNDIERPLNKRGRQAAAAVGSFLAQSGHVPDLVLCSPATRTRQTLELAMEAGGWTSPTETADELYYGSVNHMIALACQRQAPVTMLVGHEPTTSTAIGRLTGADVRMPTAALARVSLNPDNTGQLDWLIPPRLLTDR